One region of Alphaproteobacteria bacterium genomic DNA includes:
- a CDS encoding dienelactone hydrolase family protein — translation MPMIEFSRPNGGTTKGYQSLAGEGRPGVIVIQEWWGLNDQMCGIADRFARAGYNALAPDLYEGRVTQEPDEANHMMSGLDFPGATHEDIRGAAQHLLGSSSAVAAMGFCMGGALTIAAAVHLPEVAAAVCYYGIPPAEFAAPGDVRVPMQCHFANEDDWCTPTAVDELEAALAAAGADYEIHRYDAKHAFCNEQSVDAYDAASANLSWQRMMDFLEAKL, via the coding sequence ATGCCGATGATCGAATTCAGCCGCCCCAACGGCGGCACCACCAAGGGCTATCAGTCGCTGGCCGGAGAGGGCCGGCCCGGCGTCATCGTGATCCAGGAATGGTGGGGCCTCAACGACCAGATGTGCGGCATTGCCGACCGCTTCGCCCGGGCCGGCTACAACGCGCTGGCGCCGGACCTCTACGAGGGCCGGGTGACGCAGGAGCCCGACGAGGCCAACCACATGATGAGCGGCCTCGACTTTCCCGGCGCCACTCACGAGGACATCCGCGGCGCGGCGCAGCACCTGTTGGGCAGTTCGTCGGCCGTGGCGGCGATGGGCTTTTGCATGGGCGGCGCGCTGACTATCGCCGCCGCCGTGCACCTGCCCGAGGTGGCGGCGGCGGTTTGCTATTACGGCATCCCGCCGGCCGAGTTCGCGGCGCCCGGCGACGTGCGAGTGCCCATGCAATGCCACTTCGCCAATGAAGACGACTGGTGCACGCCGACCGCCGTCGACGAATTGGAGGCCGCCCTGGCCGCCGCCGGCGCCGATTACGAGATCCACCGCTACGACGCCAAGCACGCCTTCTGCAACGAACAGAGCGTCGATGCCTATGACGCGGCCAGCGCCAATCTTTCCTGGCAGCGCATGATGGATTTCCTCGAGGCCAAGCTTTGA